In Vanacampus margaritifer isolate UIUO_Vmar chromosome 9, RoL_Vmar_1.0, whole genome shotgun sequence, the following proteins share a genomic window:
- the arhgef5 gene encoding uncharacterized protein arhgef5 isoform X1 translates to MGTKRPNCTLFDTLSNIKTSDRKLQPSGRPSRDPSPRPAMTAQTEWERSREEDGRRDKEVEKMKEKSRYRETDPRERYYERDRGTNTRPRETGQEKRQEDERKNGRPLSNVERDFERETEWGKKKGDTFPRMRRSRERDEGREQRRQRDKPRRTETDSWERERARAQQKERERGEWRNYEKSRHRYQDSSPARREKRRDLESGGSRDTRERDEARRRENMGRREHRMASPHSRRDGGNHPDSREHERNHRRVGGRDTRSEGDSDEREARREKARDSREREELTYQHSRSEGDSKGSLGREPDRDRHRYRDPDSVGRGGERHREIDGRAAWEGGRQSGDRREKEHYRAHGPRKERQTQEREADPRWDDTTPKKAASEAPPRSQSSGERSSDMDSDTRHRRGRDGYKEVELGKESERDFRKNAHRANREEHRRSEIDRNEMAANVPEQRRMWLEPQRGRNSKESSLEDDFVDRERPLTWKEERGEEESWRREYREQREGVNVDGEKEVPGELDHPSGSDGGMGVSWQKDAEGESNSEGSERGSEIGWRPDRDRMLSGEDGFVTVSSGGDDEDERDEFLDCQDFWEGGDASATPSSPDHERRMLEEYANEEELAGREQKPKYVFCVIGQALPQPTPDRMSPSLADQEEEDERHNLLSESHHRSCNDVSWQPPDDLRPSPMRNDKHVMNSHQEADKNSNRCTEDSQQTSSPQDDPIMKARKAEHPYAEIGPCKRDSQTEKLLTKWREKSRQIEERKGLSPLPRNPYANVFSQVTFEQILPALEGLNVEAMSPEEKEAIRIRMSGAWSMSEEPKRHSQAPHLKWAKSVVREILGHSGEDLTEDPSSGEQELARTEASRVEEAAQRAAEMHLHRLPEDEPHSEPEPELEEEEPLEVEGLRGMGQGQQDMHADQLSGTHADTSAYTHADTLLDTEGKEDQNPAVTIESEPQLDLQSEKVAEKLSEEADDEVKKSEIEKEASRQKEMEMYLSVSNTLYKPSSCPILNYQSRSELLKPSTEGDDDEDDEEELYEAEEVKEDEETGFPEGRGSSSVESETDECSTDGADPEVRKPGGSTLTSSCSFRDLGPEARLRRRGIRKTTERRDEALLEVEEEEGVAGDRRTRIFATTDEDDHSKSWGEVDLRNVLDTIGRRKRNSKFFNRAQLYQQYSEAAQNFEILRQSRSDVLSVGEDSSASPCPSPPPARRPLPPLPPIPHPHSLSHTGSITSVKSLPLPEPPRSEGRPLSPRLSISLTQSATLWRELPGVRSSNELEDLTEDKRRLQEVRFEVVTSEASYCRSLDIVVEHFVKSKQLGVLLTTQDRNWLFSRLADVRAISHSFLSKLEERLESDIMHFTVCDIIARHCQRFKMVYVPYLTNQSYQDATYQRLMNENPGFKCIVEKLERSPVCQRLPLRSFLVLPFQRITRIKLLVQNIVKRTTAGTPEATQAIKALRLLEKLIQESNDSISQMKSIESLVCLSAKVDFECRTLPLISQSRRLVREGPVTELMDFSLKETERNIYMHLFNDYLLLSQQKEGGRFTVIDHAPVAELRAENCRVKLHSLQKNLFRLHTSHKSLLLRTDTQSDKLRWISALSRPHPEVDFSSAQDFPQMQCIRAVVAQQPDELSLEKADIILVHQQSSDHWVEGTRLSDRHRGWVPDSHLELISNSRVRQRNLSDALKLTTATAAV, encoded by the exons ATGGGAACCAAAAGGCCAAATTGCACCCTCTTTGACACTTTATCAAATATAAAGACGTCTGACCGCAAGCTTCAGCCAAGCGGAAGACCCTCCAGGGATCCCAGTCCGAGGCCAGCTATGACTGCCCAGACAGAGTGGGAACGCAGCCGAGAGGAAGACGGACGGAGGGATAAGGAAGtggagaaaatgaaagaaaagtcaAGGTACAGAGAAACAGATCCCCGTGAGAGATACTATGAGCGAGACCGAGGAACAAACACCAGGCCGAGGGAGACTGGTCAAGAAAAGAGGCAAGAGGATGAAAGGAAAAACGGGAGGCCGTTGTCAAATGTAGAGAGGGATTTTGAGAGGGAGACGGAATGGGGCAAGAAAAAAGGTGACACATTTCCCAGGATGAGAAGAAGTCGTGAACGGGATGAAGGACGAGAGCAGAGGCGCCAAAGAGACAAGCCGAGAAGGACTGAGACGGATAGCTGGGAGCGCGAACGAGCACGAGCTCAGCAGAAGGAGCGGGAAAGAGGCGAATGGAGAAACTATGAAAAATCCAGGCACAGGTATCAAGACTCTAGCCCTGCTCGCCGAGAAAAAAGGAGAGACCTGGAGTCAGGGGGATCAAGGGACACGAGAGAGAGGGATGAAGCAAGAAGAAGGGAAAACATGGGAAGGAGGGAACACAGGATGGCCTCACCGCACAGTCGGAGAGACGGGGGCAACCATCCAGACAGTCGGGAGCATGAGAGGAACCACAGGAGAGTCGGAGGGAGGGACACAAGGAGCGAGGGAGACAGTGACGAACGAGAAGCAAGGCGCGAAAAAGCCAGGGACAGCAGAGAGCGGGAGGAGTTGACATATCAACACAGCAGAAGTGAAGGGGACAGCAAGGGCAGCTTGGGAAGGGAGCCGGACAGAGACAGGCACAGATACAGAGACCCAGACAGTGTCGGGAGAGGAGGGGAGAGACATAGGGAGATCGATGGAAGAGCAGCGTGGGAGGGGGGAAGACAGTCCGGCGACAGGAGAGAGAAGGAGCACTACAGAGCGCATGGGCCGAGGAAGGAAAGGCAAACACAGGAAAGAGAGGCTGACCCTAGGTGGGATGACACAACCCCCAAGAAGGCGGCCTCTGAGGCACCGCCAAGATCCCAGAGTAGTGGCGAGCGGAGCAGCGATATGGACAGTGACACGCGACACAGGCGAGGCAGAGACGGCTACAAAGAGGTGGAGTTGGGGAAGGAAAGTGAACGGGACTTCAGGAAGAATGCGCACAGAGCAAATAGAGAGGAGCACAGGAGAAGTGAGATAGACAGAAATGAGATGGCAGCCAATGTGCCGGAGCAGAGACGGATGTGGTTAGAACCACAGAGGGGCAGGAATAGCAAAGAGTCGTCTCTGGAGGACGACTTTGTAGACAGAGAGAGGCCTCTCACATGGAAAGAGGAGAGGGGAGAAGAGGAAAGTTGGAGACGCGAGTACAGGGAGCAGCGGGAGGGGGTAAATGTAGACGGAGAAAAGGAGGTCCCTGGGGAGTTAGATCATCCGTCTGGCAGCGACGGAGGTATGGGGGTAAGCTGGCAAAAGGATGCAGAGGGAGAGAGCAACAGCGAGGGGAGCGAAAGGGGAAGTGAGATAGGGTGGAGGCCAGACAGAGATCGAATGCTCTCAGGAGAGGACGGCTTTGTGACTGTGTCGAGCGGCGGCGATGACGAGGACGAACGAGACGAGTTTCTGGACTGTCAGGACTTTTGGGAGGGCGGGGATGCAAGCGCCACTCCCTCTTCTCCAGATCATGAGCGACGGATGTTAGAGGAATATGCTAATGAGGAGGAACTAGCTGGGAGGGAACAGAAGCCCAAGTACGTCTTTTGCGTGATCGGGCAAGCGTTACCACAACCGACGCCTGACAGGATGTCGCCGTCACTCGCTGAccaggaggaggaagacgaaaGACACAACCTCCTTTCAGAAAGTCATCATCGTAGCTGCAATGATGTCAGCTGGCAGCCTCCAGATGACCTGCGTCCGTCACCGATGAGGAATGACAAGCATGTGATGAACAGCCACCAGGAGGCTGACAAGAACAGCAACAGGTGTACAGAGGACAGCCAACAAACGTCTTCTCCACAAGACGATCCGATAATGAAAGCGAGGAAAGCGGAGCACCCGTATGCCGAAATTGGGCCATGCAAAAGGGACTCACAGACTGAAAAACTCCTCACGAAGTGGAGGGAAAAGAGCAGACAAATTGAAGAAAGGAAAGGACTCTCTCCTCTTCCGAGGAATCCTTACGCCAATGTCTTCTCTCAGGTGACTTTTGAGCAAATTCTGCCTGCCTTGGAAGGGCTTAACGTTGAAGCGATGAGCCCAGAAGAGAAAGAGGCCATTCGAATCAGAATGAGTGGCGCATGGAGCATGTCCGAGGAGCCTAAGCGGCATTCACAAGCCCCTCACCTTAAGTGGGCCAAAAGTGTGGTACGCGAGATCCTGGGACACTCGGGGGAGGACTTGACAGAGGACCCCAGCTCAGGAGAACAAGAACTCGCTCGGACTGAGGCGAGCCGAGTAGAAGAGGCTGCGCAGAGGGCGGCAGAGATGCACCTCCATAGATTGCCAGAGGACGAGCCGCACTCCGAACCCGAGCCGgagctggaggaggaagagccTTTGGAGGTGGAGGGGCTGAGAGGTATGGGGCAAGGCCAGCAAGACATGCATGCTGACCAGCTCTCAGGCACGCATGCTGACACATCCGCATACACTCATGCTGACACATTGTTAGACACAGAAGGGAAGGAGGATCAAAACCCGGCAGTGACTATAGAGTCCGAGCCTCAGCTTGATCTCCAGTCAGAGAAGGTAGCTGAAAAATTGTCTGAGGAAGCAGACGATGAGGTAAAGAAGTCCGAGATTGAGAAAGAGGCGAGCAGACAGAAGGAAATGGAGATGTATTTGTCTGTGAGCAACACGCTGTATAAGCCTAGCAGCTGCCCTATTCTCAATTATCAGTCTCGGTCAGAACTCCTCAAGCCCTCCACAGagggtgatgatgatgaggatgatgaggaagaGCTGTATGAGGCAGAAGAAGTAAAGGAGGATGAGGAGACAGGTTTTCCAGAAGGTCGGGGCTCCTCGAGCGTAGAATCAGAAACTGATGAGTGTAGCACAGATGGAGCAGACCCGGAGGTGAGGAAACCGGGAGGCTCAACTCTGACGAGCAGCTGCAGTTTCCGGGATTTGGGTCCAGAGGCCCGTTTGAGGAGACGGGGCATCCGTAAAACCACCGAAAGAAGAGACGAGGCGCTTTTAGAggtggaagaggaggaaggtgttGCGGGGGACCGCAGAACTCGAATATTCGCTACAACAG ACGAGGATGATCACAGTAAAAGCTGGGGAGAGGTGGATCTAAG GAACGTTTTGGACACAATTGGAAGACGGAAAAGGAATTCAAAGTTTTTCA ATCGCGCCCAACTCTACCAGCAGTACAGCGAGGCGGCCCAGAACTTTGAGATCCTGCGCCAGTCTCGCTCTGATGTCCTCTCGGTTGGCGAGGACAGTTCGGCCTCTCCCTGTCCTTCGCCACCTCCGGCCCGCCGACCTCTTCCGCCGCTGCCCCCCATCCCGCATCCCCACTCCCTGTCCCACACAGGCTCCATTACCAGCGTGAAAAGCTTGCCTCTGCCCGAGCCCCCGAGGAGCGAGGGCAGGCCCTTGTCCCCGCGCCTCTCCATCTCGCTCACGCAGTCGGCCACGCTCTGGCGTGAGCTGCCGGGAGTCAGGAGCAGCAATGAGCTGGAGGACCTCACGGAGGACAAGAGGCGCTTGCAAGAG GTGCGATTTGAAGTGGTGACCTCTGAGGCGTCCTACTGCCGCAGTCTGGATATTGTCGTTGAGCATTTCGTAAAGTCCAAACAGCTCGGCGTGCTATTGACCACCCAGGATCGGAACTGGCTCTTTTCCCGGCTGGCCGACGTCCGTGCCATCAGCCACAG TTTCTTGTCGAAGCTTGAGGAGCGGTTGGAGTCGGACATCATGCACTTTACAGTGTGTGACATCATCGCTCGCCACTGCCAGCGCTTCAAGATGGTTTATGTACCCTACCTCACCAACCAGTCCTATCAGGATGCCACCTACCAGAGACTCAT gAATGAGAATCCAGGCTTCAAATGCATCGTGGAGAAGTTGGAGAGGagtcctgtttgtcaaagactTCCTCTTCGTTCCTTCCTAGTCCTTCCATTCCAAAGAATTACACGAATTAAGCTGCTGGTCCAG AATATCGTGAAGAGAACAACTGCGGGCACTCCGGAAGCGACGCAGGCCATTAAAGCCTTGCGACTTTTggagaag CTGATCCAAGAGAGCAATGACAGCATCTCCCAAATGAAAAGCATCGAGTCGTTGGTGTGTCTCAGTGCCAAGGTGGACTTTGAGTGCAGG ACTCTTCCTCTCATCAGCCAGTCTCGGAGGTTGGTACGAGAGGGACCAGTCACCGAATTGATGGATTTCTCCCTGAAGGAGACGGAGAGGAATATTTACATGCACTTATTCAACGACTACCTGCTGCTTTCACAACAAAAGGA